From Deltaproteobacteria bacterium:
CGGCGGGTAGAGGGCGAGCAGACCCACGAAGAAGATCGCGCCCGGCAGGCGCAAGGTGACCAGCCGGATCGGCACCGGCCCGCCGAGGCGCAGCGCGGCGAGCAGGCCGGCCCCACCGATCACCAGCGCCGCGGCCGCCGCCACGGCGTCGCCGACGGGCACCGAGAGCCAGCGCAGCCCACCCCACCAGAGGGCGAGCAGCGCCAGGTGCAGGGCCGGCAGGACCGCGAGGAGCGCCAGCCAGCCGTGGCGACGTCGGCCCACCTGCTCGAGGGCGGCGGCGACCAGGCCGCCGTAGAGTCCCCAGCCCAGGATGCCGATGACCGGCACCCCGAAGACGCCGGGGACCGTCCAGGACCAGAGGCCGGCGTGGACGGCGGAGGCCTCGACGAAGGCCGCGTCGGTGATCACCACCGCGAGGGTGAGCCCGGCGACGGGCAGGGACCGCTCGCCCAGCCAGACGCGCACCACGTCGCGGGCGGAGATGACCACCACCGGCCAGATCAGCAGGACCGTCAGCGGCACGCTGCCGACCATCACCCACCAGCGCGCGGGGTCGTAGGCGTAGAAGCCGTACCAGGAGATGCAGCT
This genomic window contains:
- a CDS encoding carotenoid biosynthesis protein, which codes for MLALVCLLIVAGWFAVRLLWSDARARLLGEAATVSFLAWAGEQSCISWYGFYAYDPARWWVMVGSVPLTVLLIWPVVVISARDVVRVWLGERSLPVAGLTLAVVITDAAFVEASAVHAGLWSWTVPGVFGVPVIGILGWGLYGGLVAAALEQVGRRRHGWLALLAVLPALHLALLALWWGGLRWLSVPVGDAVAAAAALVIGGAGLLAALRLGGPVPIRLVTLRLPGAIFFVGLLALYPPSTPLVVWLLALSLPWLAMCLRGRRAPLSLPIG